One window from the genome of Glycine soja cultivar W05 chromosome 12, ASM419377v2, whole genome shotgun sequence encodes:
- the LOC114379874 gene encoding probable galacturonosyltransferase 10, whose translation MRRRATDFRRPVRKRVPDALWWALCCAVILLFVYILSKGNKIESRPALSKKTYRHDKIMEGLNITEEMLNSNSFTRQLNDQISLAKAFVVIAKESNNLQFAWELSAQIHNSQMLLSNAATRRLPLTTRETERAIHDMALLLYQAQQLHYDSATMIMRFKAKIQALEEQMNSVSEKSSKYGQIAAEEVPKSLYCLGVRLTTEWFKNFNLQKKFKDKRHVVMKLKDNSLHHFCIFSDNIIATSVVVNSTAMNCKNPNMIVFHLVTDEINYAAMKAWFAMNDFRGVTVEVQKFEDFTWLNASYVPVLKQLQDSEIQSYYFSGNSDEGRTPIKFRNPKYLSMLNHLRFYIPEVFPALKKVVFLDDDVVVQKDLSGLFSIDLNENVNGAVETCMETFHRYHKYLNYSHPLIRAHFDPDACGWAFGMNVFDLVEWRKKNVTGIYHYWQEKNIDRTLWKLGTLPPGLLTFYGLTEPLDPSWHVLGFGYTNVDPQLIERGAVLHFNGNSKPWLKIGIEKYKPLWEKYVEYSHPLLQQCNFH comes from the coding sequence AAAACTTACAGGCATGATAAGATTATGGAAGGCCTTAATATTACTGAAGAGATGTTAAACTCTAACTCGTTCACGAGACAACTCAATGATCAGATATCCCTGGCAAAAGCTTTTGTTGTAATTGCAAAAGAAAGTAATAATCTCCAATTTGCTTGGGAATTAAGTGCCCAGATCCACAATTCGCAGATGCTCCTCTCGAATGCAGCCACTAGGCGTCTTCCTTTAACAACCAGGGAAACAGAAAGGGCTATCCATGATATGGCATTATTGTTATACCAGGCCCAGCAGCTCCATTATGATAGTGCAACCATGATCATGAGATTCAAAGCAAAAATTCAAGCTCTTGAGGAACAGATGAATTCTGTTAGTGAAAAGAGTTCAAAATATGGACAAATAGCTGCTGAAGAAGTCCCAAAAAGCCTCTATTGTCTAGGTGTCCGGTTGACTACAGAATGGTTCAAAAACTTCAATTTGCAAAAGAAATTTAAGGACAAAAGGCACGTGGTGATGAAGCTTAAGGATAACAGTCTTCATCACTTTTGCATTTTCTCTGATAACATTATTGCAACTTCTGTTGTGGTCAATTCAACTGCAATGAATTGTAAAAATCCCAATATGATTGTTTTCCACCTTGTCACTGACGAAATAAACTATGCTGCAATGAAGGCATGGTTTGCCATGAATGATTTCCGTGGGGTGACTGTGGAAGTTCAGAAGTTTGAAGACTTTACTTGGTTAAATGCTTCATACGTTCCAGTGCTCAAGCAACTTCAAGACTCAGAAATACAGAGCTACTACTTTTCTGGCAACAGTGATGAGGGCAGGACACCTATCAAGTTCCGTAACCCTAAATATTTATCCATGCTTAATCACCTGAGGTTTTACATCCCTGAAGTTTTTCCTGCACTTAAGAAGGTGGTGTTCCTGGATGATGATGTTGTGGTTCAGAAGGATCTTTCTGGTCTTTTTTCCATTGATTTGAATGAGAATGTAAATGGAGCTGTTGAAACATGCATGGAGACATTTCACAGATACCATAAATATTTGAACTACTCCCATCCTCTTATACGTGCACATTTTGACCCCGATGCTTGTGGATGGGCATTTGGGATGAATGTATTTGATTTGGTTGAATGGAGGAAAAAGAATGTAACTGGCATCTACCACTACTGGCAGGAAAAGAACATAGACCGAACATTGTGGAAACTCGGTACCTTGCCACCTGGACTGCTGACATTTTATGGATTAACTGAGCCCTTGGATCCATCATGGCATGTTTTGGGTTTTGGCTACACCAATGTTGATCCTCAGTTGATAGAGAGGGGAGCTGTATTACACTTCAATGGGAACTCCAAACCCTGGTTGAAGATTGGGATTGAGAAGTACAAGCCCCTATGGGAAAAATATGTTGAATACTCTCATCCTTTGTTGCAACAGTGTAACTTCCATTGA
- the LOC114379152 gene encoding formimidoyltransferase-cyclodeaminase-like encodes MLKSIVGCCKVYISESRNRTALESIERASKLFPLAPIINKFEDVAYNRVGYTLVSELGHSGPCHLSNAVLAMVKAAFDSIDFEVHTGTHPRLGVVDHICFHPLLDASLDHAANAARCLATDMGSTLQVPTYLYGAAHEEGRTLDSIRRIFGYFKPNSIENQWIGGMKSDSLPLNPDSGPSQVTPAKGVVVIGATNWVDNYNVSLLSSDISAVRRIAKQVSGRGGGLPSVQAMALAHGEGVIEVACNLLDPNKVGGERVQQEVENLAREEGISVERGYYTDFSQDQIISSYLEFFEEKI; translated from the exons atGCTGAAGTCCATTGTGGGATGCTGCAAGGTGTACATATCAGAGAGCAGAAACAGAACTGCATTAGAATCAATAGAACGAGCTTCCAAGCTTTTCCCTTTGGCTCCAATAATCAACAAGTTTGAGGATGTGGCCTATAACAGAGTTGGTTACACCCTTGTCTCTGAATTGGGTCATTCAGGGCCATGCCACTTGTCAAATGCTGTGTTGGCAATGGTGAAGGCTGCATTTGACTCCATTGACTTTGAGGTGCACACTGGTACTCATCCTCGGCTTGGTGTTGTGGACCACATTTGTTTTCACCCCCTGCTTGATGCTTCCTTGGATCATGCAGCTAATGCTGCTAGGTGTTTAGCCACAGACATGGGTTCTACTCTGCAAG TTCCCACTTATCTATATGGAGCAGCACATGAAGAGGGGAGGACACTTGATTCAATCAGAAGAATATTTGGTTATTTTAAACCAAATTCTATCGAAAACCAGTGGATTGGGGGGATGAAATCAGACTCTTTGCCGCTGAATCCTGATAGTGGTCCATCTCAAGTTACTCCAGCAAAAGGTGTTGTGGTCATTGGAGCAACCAATTGGGTTGATAACTACAATGTCTCTTTATTATCTTCTGATATTAGTGCTGTTCGGAGAATTGCAAAACAGGTTAGTGGAAGAGGTGGTGGACTTCCTTCTGTGCAGGCCATGGCACTTGCACATGGTGAAGGTGTCATTGAGGTAGCTTGTAATTTGTTGGATCCAAATAAAGTTGGTGGTGAAAGAGTACAACAAGAAGTTGAGAACCTGGCAAGGGAAGAAGGTATTTCTGTGGAGAGGGGATACTACACAGACTTTTCACAGGATCAAATCATTTCAAGTTACTTGGAGTTCTTTGAAGAGAAAATTTGA
- the LOC114377902 gene encoding uncharacterized protein LOC114377902: protein MVFFCFLVDQQRQVQRSKPAAGICSRCGGGASVADMKTATRFCYVPFYWKSWRAIVCTFCGAVLRSYQH, encoded by the coding sequence ATGGTGTTCTTCTGCTTTCTGGTGGACCAGCAGCGGCAGGTGCAGCGGAGCAAGCCGGCGGCGGGGATCTGCTCCCGCTGCGGCGGCGGAGCCAGCGTCGCCGACATGAAGACCGCCACCAGGTTCTGCTATGTCCCCTTCTACTGGAAGTCCTGGAGAGCCATCGTTTGCACTTTCTGCGGAGCCGTTCTTCGCTCTTACCAACACTAA